The Legionella cincinnatiensis genome includes a region encoding these proteins:
- a CDS encoding ClpXP protease specificity-enhancing factor: MTMTSNKPYLIRAAYDWIVDNELTPYILVNAAYLGVQVPTEHVNHDRIVLNISPAATRGLLLENDRIIFTARFSGKTEQIFVPPGAVLEIYAKENGRGIAFALEDEEEPPPASSGSSTSDVEGPASSKSKPSLKLVK; encoded by the coding sequence ATGACTATGACATCAAATAAACCTTATTTAATTCGTGCGGCCTACGATTGGATAGTTGATAACGAATTAACGCCTTATATTTTGGTAAATGCAGCATATTTAGGTGTACAGGTTCCAACAGAGCACGTAAATCATGATCGTATCGTGTTGAACATTTCCCCAGCAGCTACTCGAGGTCTCTTGTTGGAAAATGATCGGATAATCTTCACCGCGCGCTTTTCAGGAAAAACGGAGCAAATCTTTGTTCCACCAGGAGCTGTATTGGAAATATATGCCAAGGAAAATGGCAGGGGTATTGCCTTTGCACTCGAAGATGAAGAAGAGCCGCCTCCAGCGTCTTCTGGTTCGTCAACTTCAGATGTTGAGGGCCCGGCGTCTTCTAAAAGTAAGCCTTCGTTGAAATTAGTGAAGTAG
- a CDS encoding cytochrome b, which yields MNRLFNWIDERFPLASTWRKYFSAYYVPKNLNFFYIFGALAIVVLANQLITGLWLTMFYTPSVEQAFSSIEYIMRDVHFGWLLRYMHSTGASAFFIVIYLHMFRGLLYGSYQKPRELVWLLGMFLYVLLLAGAFFGYLLPWGQMSYWGAEVITSLFDALPYIGKNLVIWLRGDYAVGNATLQRFFALHVIAIPLLLFLFVFLHIVAVHKVGSNNPEGIEFKHRLGVEKQFDLIPFHPYYLIKDLVAVLAFFILFFAVVFWAPEMGGYFLEHNNFVPANPLVTPDHIAPMWYMSPFYAMLRAIPDKLFGITCMGSALLLLFFLPWLDCSPVRSMRYKGKWSQIMFFLGVLAFVVLGYLGTIPVTPARLFFARLATLLYFGYFILMPFYTRLESTHSLPLPSGEC from the coding sequence ATGAATAGACTCTTCAATTGGATCGATGAGCGTTTTCCTTTGGCGAGTACCTGGAGAAAGTATTTCAGTGCTTACTATGTCCCCAAGAATTTGAATTTTTTTTATATTTTTGGTGCATTGGCAATCGTAGTTTTAGCCAATCAATTGATTACTGGTTTGTGGCTTACTATGTTTTATACGCCGAGTGTTGAACAAGCATTTTCCTCTATTGAATACATCATGCGCGATGTTCACTTTGGTTGGTTATTACGTTATATGCATTCAACAGGAGCTTCAGCATTTTTTATTGTCATTTATTTACATATGTTTCGTGGTCTGCTTTATGGTTCTTATCAAAAACCTAGGGAATTAGTCTGGCTTTTGGGAATGTTTCTATATGTTTTACTTTTAGCGGGTGCATTTTTTGGTTACTTATTGCCTTGGGGACAGATGTCTTATTGGGGGGCTGAAGTTATCACATCCTTATTTGATGCTCTCCCATATATAGGTAAAAATCTTGTTATTTGGCTTAGAGGGGATTATGCGGTTGGCAATGCTACATTGCAGCGCTTTTTTGCGTTACATGTGATTGCTATTCCATTATTGCTCTTTTTGTTTGTATTTTTGCATATTGTTGCCGTACATAAGGTAGGCTCGAATAATCCGGAAGGAATTGAGTTTAAGCATAGATTGGGTGTAGAAAAACAGTTTGATTTAATTCCTTTTCATCCTTATTACCTTATTAAAGATTTAGTTGCCGTCCTTGCGTTTTTTATTTTGTTTTTTGCGGTGGTATTTTGGGCTCCTGAAATGGGCGGATATTTCTTAGAGCACAATAATTTTGTGCCAGCAAACCCGCTTGTCACTCCAGATCATATCGCTCCAATGTGGTATATGTCACCTTTTTATGCAATGTTGCGGGCGATACCCGATAAATTATTTGGAATTACATGCATGGGCTCCGCACTATTATTATTATTTTTCTTGCCATGGCTTGATTGTAGTCCGGTACGTTCTATGCGTTATAAAGGGAAATGGTCTCAAATAATGTTCTTTTTAGGCGTGCTGGCATTTGTAGTATTGGGTTATTTGGGAACGATTCCAGTAACTCCTGCACGCTTGTTTTTTGCTCGACTAGCTACATTATTGTATTTTGGCTATTTTATCCTTATGCCCTTTTATACTCGATTAGAGAGCACTCATTCATTGCCTCTTCCCTCAGGAGAGTGTTGA
- the mutL gene encoding DNA mismatch repair endonuclease MutL: MGMRIRQLPPLIANQIAAGEVIERPASVVKELLENSFDAGATAITVETSYGGLNQIKISDNGVGIVAEDLPLAIAPHATSKINSLDDLYAIDSMGFRGEALASIASVAKVSISSKPAQQETAMMLRVSGTEITCSPCARAVGTTVDVVDLFFNAPVRKRFLKSEKLEFQAIETVVKRFALSAPKIALTLKHNGKQVFYLPAVTSEQSLLSRMTRILGSAFVQDAIYLDVDHGSMKLCGWISGIKFQRSQSDRLWVYVNERMVKDKLIHHALKQAYDGLLHPGRFPACVLYFTINHAEVDVNVHPTKHEVRFQQPRLIFDFFTSQLAVALDTQKKRNHETVGELNIPANHAKKICEPYPKLTLISENVNSLEQPWVILNNHYILVFIHQQPYLVNLIALQQFKIQQQLSELSFPLASRPLLVPIRYSLPPKNTVNFPNFIQCLCQLGIHIEPFSDQEVLIRSIPLCMPYLDLRLFLETVIAQEVLHSSKLVELMIQAQVVDPRLLSHEEKMELNELLLNVHAEKNKETGLFRALTVDDCRNLLDV, encoded by the coding sequence ATGGGCATGAGAATTCGACAGTTACCTCCATTAATAGCAAATCAAATAGCTGCTGGAGAAGTAATAGAGCGTCCCGCATCTGTAGTAAAAGAATTACTTGAAAATTCTTTTGATGCAGGGGCTACTGCGATTACGGTTGAAACGAGTTATGGTGGCCTAAATCAAATTAAAATTAGCGATAATGGCGTAGGAATTGTAGCAGAAGATTTGCCTTTGGCTATTGCTCCCCATGCTACAAGTAAAATTAATTCGCTTGATGATTTGTACGCAATTGATAGCATGGGTTTTCGTGGCGAAGCATTAGCCAGCATTGCCTCAGTAGCTAAAGTTAGCATCAGTTCTAAGCCTGCCCAGCAAGAAACAGCGATGATGTTGCGTGTGAGCGGTACAGAAATAACGTGCTCTCCTTGTGCTCGAGCAGTAGGAACAACAGTAGATGTTGTTGATTTATTTTTTAATGCACCAGTACGGAAACGATTTTTAAAGAGCGAAAAGCTCGAGTTTCAGGCAATAGAAACAGTAGTCAAACGTTTTGCTTTAAGCGCACCTAAAATTGCGTTAACGCTAAAACATAATGGCAAGCAGGTATTCTATCTTCCTGCGGTAACAAGTGAACAATCGTTATTATCCCGAATGACGCGTATATTAGGTAGTGCCTTTGTTCAAGATGCGATTTATCTTGATGTGGATCATGGTTCAATGAAACTGTGTGGTTGGATAAGTGGCATTAAATTTCAGCGTAGTCAAAGTGATCGCTTATGGGTTTATGTCAACGAACGAATGGTAAAAGATAAGTTAATTCATCATGCATTAAAACAGGCTTATGATGGTTTATTACATCCTGGTCGTTTTCCTGCATGTGTGTTGTATTTTACAATAAATCATGCTGAAGTTGATGTGAATGTTCATCCTACTAAGCATGAAGTGCGTTTTCAACAGCCTCGGCTAATCTTTGATTTTTTTACGTCCCAATTGGCTGTAGCATTGGACACTCAAAAAAAGAGAAATCACGAAACCGTAGGTGAGTTAAATATACCAGCCAACCACGCCAAAAAGATTTGTGAGCCTTATCCCAAGCTCACGCTAATAAGCGAGAATGTTAACTCACTAGAGCAGCCTTGGGTTATTTTAAATAACCACTATATTTTGGTCTTTATTCATCAACAACCCTATCTCGTTAATCTTATAGCTTTGCAGCAATTTAAAATACAACAACAATTATCTGAATTGTCTTTCCCATTGGCCAGTAGGCCTTTATTGGTACCAATTCGTTATTCTCTTCCTCCTAAGAACACTGTAAACTTTCCAAATTTTATTCAATGTTTGTGTCAATTAGGAATACATATTGAACCTTTCAGCGATCAGGAAGTGTTAATTCGGAGTATCCCACTTTGTATGCCTTATTTGGATTTACGTTTATTTTTAGAAACCGTGATCGCGCAGGAGGTACTGCACTCTTCTAAGTTGGTTGAGCTCATGATTCAAGCCCAAGTTGTAGATCCCAGATTATTAAGTCATGAGGAAAAAATGGAGCTAAATGAATTGTTACTGAATGTACATGCAGAGAAAAATAAAGAAACTGGATTGTTTCGAGCATTGACCGTTGATGATTGTCGGAATTTATTAGATGTCTAA
- the rpsI gene encoding 30S ribosomal protein S9 → MAEVKQYYGTGRRKSSTARVFLRPGKGDIKVNGRTLQEYFCRETSCMVVMQPLETVDLVDKFDVYITVTGGGISGQAGAVRLGIARALVAYDEKGLAEDAEPNPDSVRRKLRARGLLTRDSRRVERKKVGLHKARRATQYSKR, encoded by the coding sequence ATGGCTGAAGTGAAGCAATACTACGGCACTGGTCGTAGAAAAAGTTCAACAGCTCGAGTGTTTTTACGTCCAGGTAAAGGCGACATCAAAGTCAACGGTCGTACTTTACAAGAGTATTTCTGCCGTGAAACTTCTTGTATGGTTGTAATGCAGCCGCTAGAAACTGTTGATCTTGTCGATAAATTTGATGTTTACATTACAGTAACTGGTGGTGGAATTTCTGGTCAGGCAGGTGCTGTACGTTTAGGAATTGCAAGAGCATTGGTTGCTTATGATGAAAAAGGATTGGCAGAAGATGCAGAGCCTAATCCTGATTCCGTGCGTAGAAAGCTTCGTGCTCGTGGTTTACTGACTCGTGATTCACGTCGTGTTGAAAGAAAGAAAGTCGGTTTGCACAAAGCTCGCCGTGCAACCCAATACTCAAAACGTTAA
- the miaA gene encoding tRNA (adenosine(37)-N6)-dimethylallyltransferase MiaA encodes MSNLIFCFMGPTAAGKTALACELVTHYPFEIISVDSAMIYREMDIGTAKPSPKELNLAPHHLINIKDPVESYSAAQFCSDALSLCDEITSKGKIPLLVGGTMMYFNALQKGLAVLPEACPVLREQLEKEAALHGWGKLHQQLMHIDPDTAKRVHANDAQRIQRALEVYYLSGKTLTAFFEQQKEKDVHHFINFILFPENRVWLHERIAQRFEQMLQTGLIEEVMQLQQKWPVSINLPAMRCVGYRQVLEYLQDAYDYSTMRDKGIAATRQLAKRQLTWLRHWDEALYYDPQNEAFHDQILAKIREILDNSKKPF; translated from the coding sequence ATGTCTAATTTGATTTTTTGTTTCATGGGGCCTACTGCTGCAGGGAAAACTGCTTTAGCTTGTGAATTAGTAACACATTATCCTTTTGAAATTATTAGTGTCGATTCGGCAATGATTTATAGGGAAATGGATATTGGAACCGCTAAACCCAGTCCTAAAGAGCTAAACCTCGCTCCTCACCATTTAATTAATATTAAAGATCCAGTGGAATCTTATTCCGCAGCTCAATTTTGCAGTGATGCTTTATCTTTATGTGATGAGATCACTAGTAAAGGTAAGATCCCCTTACTGGTTGGGGGGACAATGATGTATTTTAATGCGCTGCAAAAAGGTTTAGCTGTTTTACCCGAAGCTTGTCCTGTTTTACGTGAGCAGTTAGAAAAAGAAGCTGCTTTGCATGGTTGGGGGAAGCTCCATCAACAATTAATGCACATTGATCCTGATACTGCGAAACGGGTTCACGCGAACGATGCACAACGAATTCAACGCGCATTAGAAGTATATTATTTAAGTGGAAAAACCTTGACTGCTTTTTTTGAGCAACAAAAGGAAAAAGACGTACATCATTTTATCAATTTTATCCTTTTTCCCGAAAATCGGGTATGGTTACATGAACGGATTGCACAACGTTTTGAGCAAATGTTACAGACAGGACTTATTGAAGAAGTAATGCAATTACAGCAAAAATGGCCGGTATCAATAAATTTGCCTGCGATGCGTTGTGTGGGTTATAGACAAGTTCTAGAATATCTGCAAGATGCTTATGATTACTCTACCATGCGTGATAAAGGAATAGCTGCTACGCGACAATTAGCTAAGCGTCAATTAACTTGGTTAAGACATTGGGATGAAGCATTATATTATGATCCACAAAATGAAGCTTTTCACGATCAGATTCTAGCGAAAATTAGGGAAATATTAGATAATTCTAAAAAACCGTTTTAA
- a CDS encoding cytochrome c1, with protein MRIRALFYFFLLFGVCQQVYATSLSIDIDDKASLQRGAKLFMNYCSGCHSLKYLRYNRMAKGLGLMRFAGQIDEDLLKNNLIFTQATIHDPIQIAMPPEDAKQWFGIVPPDLSLIVRAKGAKWLYNYLSSFYKDDSRPFGTNNYLVPDVAMPNILDTLHDKMQSRQFDESLLDLVTFLTYVSEPTKTERYHLGFFVIGFLVILFLVSLCLKIVYWRKIGIK; from the coding sequence ATGCGGATCAGGGCGCTTTTTTATTTTTTCTTATTATTTGGAGTTTGTCAGCAGGTGTATGCAACTTCATTGTCAATCGACATAGACGATAAGGCAAGCTTACAAAGAGGCGCTAAACTTTTTATGAATTACTGTTCGGGTTGTCATTCCTTAAAATATTTAAGGTATAATCGTATGGCCAAAGGCTTGGGTTTAATGCGTTTTGCCGGGCAAATTGATGAAGATCTCTTAAAGAATAATCTTATTTTCACTCAAGCAACAATTCATGATCCAATTCAGATTGCTATGCCCCCTGAAGATGCAAAGCAATGGTTTGGGATAGTACCGCCAGATTTATCGTTAATTGTGAGAGCAAAAGGAGCCAAATGGCTCTACAATTACTTAAGTAGTTTTTACAAAGATGATTCTAGACCTTTTGGAACGAATAATTATCTTGTGCCTGATGTTGCGATGCCCAATATTCTGGATACGTTGCACGATAAAATGCAATCACGACAATTTGATGAGAGTTTATTAGATTTGGTGACTTTCCTCACCTACGTGAGTGAGCCCACAAAAACGGAACGTTATCATCTGGGATTCTTTGTAATTGGGTTTTTAGTCATTTTATTTCTTGTTTCTTTGTGCTTAAAAATAGTTTATTGGCGAAAAATCGGCATAAAGTAG
- the tsaE gene encoding tRNA (adenosine(37)-N6)-threonylcarbamoyltransferase complex ATPase subunit type 1 TsaE yields the protein MMNTNQSNALILDLPDEKSSVNFASRLASCLCPSLIMTFSGDLGAGKTTIIRAMLKYLGVQSAIKSPTFSLVESYTCHDMLVHHFDLYRIHHEEELEYLGFRDYFVPGSICCIEWAENAGSALPYIDIRFKLNMKGAGREMQIIALSAAGKKILARLAGET from the coding sequence ATGATGAATACAAATCAATCTAATGCACTAATACTGGATTTACCAGACGAAAAATCGAGTGTAAATTTTGCCTCTCGTTTAGCTTCATGTCTTTGTCCTTCTTTAATCATGACTTTTAGTGGTGATCTAGGCGCAGGAAAAACCACGATCATTCGTGCCATGTTAAAATACTTAGGGGTGCAATCTGCGATTAAGAGTCCTACCTTTTCATTAGTAGAAAGCTATACATGTCATGACATGCTCGTGCATCATTTTGATCTGTATCGAATTCATCATGAGGAAGAATTAGAATACTTAGGTTTTCGAGATTATTTTGTGCCAGGTAGTATTTGTTGTATTGAATGGGCTGAAAATGCAGGATCAGCATTGCCTTATATAGATATTCGTTTTAAGTTAAACATGAAAGGGGCTGGACGTGAAATGCAAATAATAGCATTGAGCGCAGCCGGTAAAAAAATTTTAGCTCGCCTGGCAGGAGAAACATGA
- the petA gene encoding ubiquinol-cytochrome c reductase iron-sulfur subunit, with the protein MVNDNSEPEHDQDKNDLVDTERRRFLVATTSVLGGIGALCALTPFVASWLPSAKAQAEGAPVEVDLSKLEPGEQAIVEWRGKPVWIIRRTSEMLQQITKNSSLLRDPHSLTAQQPYYAKNEYRSINPEYLVLIGICTHLGCSPKYKPNLSELGPNWPGGFFCPCHGSTFDLSGRVFKDVPAPINLEVPPYYFIDKHTLVIGEDKA; encoded by the coding sequence ATGGTGAATGACAACTCTGAGCCTGAGCATGATCAGGATAAAAATGATTTGGTAGATACGGAGCGACGCCGATTTTTGGTAGCTACAACCAGTGTATTAGGAGGTATTGGGGCCCTATGTGCCTTAACTCCTTTTGTTGCTTCTTGGTTACCTAGTGCTAAGGCTCAAGCCGAGGGAGCCCCTGTAGAGGTTGATTTAAGCAAATTGGAACCTGGAGAACAAGCCATCGTTGAATGGCGTGGCAAACCAGTATGGATCATTAGACGAACATCAGAAATGTTGCAACAAATCACCAAGAACTCTTCTTTGCTCCGAGATCCTCATTCATTGACTGCTCAGCAACCCTATTATGCAAAAAATGAATATCGTTCCATTAATCCAGAATATTTAGTACTTATAGGAATTTGTACCCACTTAGGTTGTTCCCCTAAATACAAGCCTAATCTGAGTGAGTTAGGGCCTAACTGGCCAGGTGGTTTTTTTTGCCCCTGTCATGGATCTACTTTTGATCTTTCGGGTAGAGTCTTTAAAGATGTTCCTGCACCGATTAATCTGGAGGTTCCTCCATATTATTTTATTGATAAACATACTCTTGTAATTGGTGAGGATAAAGCATAA
- the rplM gene encoding 50S ribosomal protein L13: MKTFSAKSHEVKRDWLVVDASDKVLGRLATEIARRLRGKHKAEYTPHVDTGDYIIVTNAEKVIVTGRKFTDKMYYRHTGYPGGIKSDSFEKLQARNPVRIIELAVKGMLPKNPLGREMYRKLKVYVGNEHPHTAQQPKQLDIEE; encoded by the coding sequence ATGAAGACATTTAGTGCCAAAAGCCATGAAGTCAAACGTGACTGGTTAGTGGTTGATGCCAGCGATAAAGTTTTGGGTCGCTTAGCAACTGAAATTGCTCGTCGTTTACGTGGCAAGCATAAAGCTGAGTATACCCCCCATGTTGATACTGGCGATTACATTATCGTTACAAATGCTGAAAAAGTTATTGTAACTGGTCGGAAGTTTACCGATAAGATGTACTATCGTCACACTGGATATCCAGGTGGAATAAAATCAGATAGTTTTGAGAAATTACAAGCAAGAAATCCTGTTAGGATTATCGAGCTAGCTGTTAAAGGTATGTTACCAAAGAATCCTTTGGGAAGAGAGATGTATCGTAAGCTGAAAGTCTATGTTGGCAATGAGCATCCACATACAGCACAGCAACCCAAACAACTTGATATTGAGGAATAA
- a CDS encoding N-acetylmuramoyl-L-alanine amidase, whose protein sequence is MIVRLWIFVVLCLWSVVTSSAQLKSIVLKQQGNQTSLYFTIAGPFTHKLFSLSQPDRVVLDLKETQLAVDLNQLGLINGLVKQVRSGHSEPRTLRLVFEVNQKVLLRSAPWRPNGTYGGIRVDLLHSGRLVPPVAANTPKKALPVTQKVPIKQPQQQFLKQNIRAPQPPVQPILANQAPIKVSNKPTRLRDVIVVLDAGHGGKDPGARGPRNSREKDVVLAITLKLKQLIDRQPGMRAVLTRSGDYYVGLRQRLNIARRHNGDIFVAIHADAFNNPHSHGASVFALSQRGATSEAARWLAEKENYSELGGVNLGDLDDQNGVVRSVLIDLSQTATINAGLQMGGRVLNQLGNFTVLHNHKVEQARFVVLKSPDIPSILVETGFISNPVEERNLTNPAYQARLSQAIFQGIKGYFWENPPHGSRIEAMATNTIHLVRTGETLPAIAARYHVSVAALQSANHLRGVSRLRPGQKLVIPPAWA, encoded by the coding sequence ATGATCGTTCGCTTATGGATTTTTGTTGTATTATGTCTTTGGTCTGTTGTTACATCGAGCGCCCAACTTAAATCGATTGTTTTAAAACAACAAGGAAACCAAACATCCCTTTACTTTACAATTGCAGGCCCTTTTACACATAAGCTATTTTCATTAAGTCAACCAGACCGAGTAGTATTGGATTTAAAGGAGACTCAATTAGCTGTAGATTTAAATCAATTGGGTCTGATTAATGGTCTAGTGAAGCAAGTGCGTAGTGGCCATTCTGAGCCTAGAACGTTACGATTAGTTTTTGAAGTAAATCAAAAAGTACTACTACGTTCAGCCCCCTGGCGGCCTAATGGGACTTATGGAGGAATACGAGTTGATTTATTACATAGTGGCCGCCTTGTCCCTCCAGTTGCTGCGAATACTCCTAAAAAGGCGTTGCCAGTAACTCAAAAAGTGCCAATAAAACAGCCGCAACAACAATTTTTAAAACAGAACATTAGGGCACCGCAACCACCAGTACAACCTATTTTAGCAAACCAAGCACCTATCAAGGTAAGTAATAAGCCTACTCGATTGCGTGATGTCATTGTGGTTTTAGATGCAGGTCATGGCGGCAAGGACCCCGGTGCTCGTGGGCCGCGCAATAGTCGCGAGAAAGATGTGGTATTAGCAATTACTTTGAAACTAAAGCAATTAATTGATAGACAGCCTGGTATGCGTGCTGTATTAACGCGTTCAGGAGATTATTATGTAGGTCTGCGTCAACGCTTGAACATTGCTCGAAGACATAATGGCGATATCTTTGTTGCCATTCATGCTGATGCATTTAATAATCCTCATTCTCATGGCGCCTCAGTATTTGCTTTATCACAAAGAGGAGCAACGAGCGAAGCGGCCCGTTGGCTTGCTGAAAAGGAAAACTATTCTGAATTAGGTGGTGTGAATTTAGGTGATTTAGATGATCAGAATGGGGTAGTGCGTTCTGTATTAATTGATTTATCACAAACAGCTACGATTAATGCAGGTTTGCAAATGGGGGGACGTGTTTTAAATCAGCTGGGTAATTTTACTGTACTACACAATCACAAAGTAGAACAAGCACGTTTTGTTGTTTTAAAATCCCCAGATATTCCTTCAATTTTAGTGGAAACAGGATTTATTTCGAATCCTGTTGAAGAGCGAAATCTCACGAATCCTGCTTATCAAGCTCGTTTAAGTCAAGCCATTTTTCAAGGTATTAAAGGATATTTCTGGGAGAATCCTCCACATGGATCGCGTATTGAAGCAATGGCAACGAATACGATTCATTTAGTTAGAACAGGTGAAACTTTGCCTGCTATCGCCGCTCGTTATCATGTCTCAGTTGCAGCCTTGCAATCCGCAAATCATTTGCGAGGGGTCAGTCGACTTCGACCAGGGCAGAAATTGGTGATTCCTCCAGCATGGGCATGA
- a CDS encoding glutathione S-transferase N-terminal domain-containing protein, with the protein MAIVAKRTIMSLFSDTDDVYSHQVRIVLAEKGVNVEILAARQAEPNADLLSVNPYGTIPTLIDRELVLYEPRIIMEYLDERFPHPPLLPVYPVARAETRKMMHRIEHDWYYLMNNILRDNNTEDARTNLFESLVALEPVFADKSYFLSDEFSLLDCALAPLLWRLPRLGIDVTPEFKGIIAYMQRLFKRESFQASLTDVERQLRAA; encoded by the coding sequence ATGGCAATTGTTGCGAAACGCACTATAATGTCTTTATTTTCTGATACTGATGATGTCTACAGTCATCAAGTTCGTATCGTATTGGCTGAAAAAGGGGTTAATGTAGAAATTCTTGCAGCCAGGCAAGCTGAACCAAATGCAGATCTTTTATCAGTTAATCCATACGGAACAATTCCTACATTAATTGATAGAGAGCTTGTACTTTATGAACCACGTATTATTATGGAATATTTAGATGAGCGTTTTCCTCATCCACCTTTATTACCTGTTTATCCTGTTGCTCGTGCGGAAACGCGGAAAATGATGCATCGGATAGAGCATGATTGGTATTATTTAATGAATAATATCTTAAGAGATAATAATACAGAAGATGCTAGAACGAACTTATTTGAAAGTTTAGTCGCTCTTGAGCCAGTTTTTGCAGATAAGTCTTATTTTCTAAGTGATGAGTTTTCGTTGTTGGATTGTGCATTAGCCCCCTTATTGTGGCGCTTACCTCGGTTAGGGATAGACGTTACACCAGAGTTTAAAGGAATAATTGCTTACATGCAGCGCTTGTTCAAACGTGAATCGTTTCAAGCAAGTTTGACTGATGTTGAGCGACAATTGCGAGCGGCATAA
- a CDS encoding bifunctional ADP-dependent NAD(P)H-hydrate dehydratase/NAD(P)H-hydrate epimerase, which translates to MSENALYRCEQIRVCEQQATSLFHLDENTLMSRAGAGAFSQLIKLYPHVRHLAVYCGSGNNAGDGYVVARLAHEHGLLVTVYQCKALADLPLAAQHAALMAINAGVDCQPADEPLDSEAELIVDALLGIGLRGPVRGNIASAIHQINASGLPVIALDIPSGLNADTGLVENLCVKANATITFIAQKLGMYTADGPDHCGDIYCCSLSLEACTNQLAPAARLLNSTTLSLPFSKRKKNSHKGNYGHVLIVGGGPGMPGAISLAAKAALRTGAGSVTVATWPEYAKGALSLIPEAMVSGVKTAKDLRQLLANASVCVIGPGLGESDWAMDLFLPAITSQLPMVIDASALRLLASNSQIDDNWVLTPHPGEAAALLACSTDLIQKDRYQAAEKIQQQYGGVVVLKGAGTVIQTPEKSTFVCPRGNPGMASAGMGDVLSGIIAGFCAQGFSLAQAAQYGVWVHAVAGDRVAKKLGGVGLLASDLLDAIPHVLNYPNDEYKSI; encoded by the coding sequence ATGTCAGAAAACGCCCTTTATCGTTGTGAGCAAATTAGAGTTTGTGAACAACAGGCTACTTCTTTATTTCACTTAGACGAAAATACACTTATGTCTCGAGCTGGAGCAGGGGCATTTTCGCAGCTAATAAAACTTTATCCTCATGTTCGACATCTTGCAGTTTATTGCGGCTCGGGAAATAATGCAGGTGATGGATATGTTGTTGCACGATTAGCCCATGAACATGGATTATTAGTTACTGTTTACCAATGTAAGGCATTGGCGGATTTGCCTCTTGCAGCCCAGCATGCAGCTTTGATGGCAATAAATGCAGGAGTTGACTGTCAACCTGCAGATGAGCCTTTAGATAGCGAAGCGGAGTTAATTGTCGATGCACTACTTGGAATAGGTTTAAGAGGACCTGTGCGTGGCAATATTGCCTCAGCAATTCATCAGATCAATGCAAGCGGCCTTCCTGTCATAGCATTAGATATTCCATCAGGTCTTAATGCAGATACAGGGTTGGTGGAAAACCTTTGTGTTAAAGCTAATGCTACCATAACATTCATCGCCCAAAAGTTAGGTATGTATACTGCAGATGGCCCAGATCATTGCGGGGATATTTATTGCTGTTCATTAAGCCTAGAGGCGTGCACCAATCAATTAGCGCCTGCTGCACGTTTGTTAAACTCCACTACTTTATCGTTACCTTTTTCTAAGCGCAAAAAAAACTCTCATAAAGGAAATTATGGCCATGTTTTAATAGTAGGAGGAGGGCCAGGTATGCCTGGAGCTATTAGTCTTGCGGCAAAAGCAGCACTAAGAACGGGTGCTGGATCAGTTACTGTTGCAACTTGGCCTGAATATGCAAAGGGTGCTTTATCTTTAATTCCTGAAGCGATGGTAAGCGGTGTTAAAACCGCAAAAGACTTAAGACAACTCTTAGCAAATGCTTCTGTTTGTGTTATAGGACCTGGTCTTGGAGAAAGTGATTGGGCTATGGACCTATTTTTGCCAGCAATTACTTCGCAATTACCTATGGTGATTGATGCGTCGGCACTAAGATTATTGGCGAGTAATTCACAAATTGACGACAATTGGGTTTTAACGCCCCATCCTGGAGAAGCAGCGGCTCTTCTTGCTTGTTCTACTGATTTGATTCAGAAGGATAGATACCAAGCAGCGGAAAAAATTCAACAACAATATGGTGGTGTTGTTGTATTAAAAGGTGCTGGAACAGTGATCCAAACCCCTGAAAAAAGTACTTTTGTCTGTCCTCGTGGAAACCCTGGTATGGCGAGTGCGGGTATGGGCGATGTATTGAGCGGTATCATTGCTGGTTTTTGCGCCCAAGGTTTTTCTTTAGCCCAGGCAGCACAATATGGTGTTTGGGTGCATGCAGTTGCTGGAGATCGTGTCGCGAAAAAATTAGGTGGAGTTGGGTTATTAGCTAGTGATTTGTTAGATGCTATTCCACATGTATTGAACTATCCAAATGATGAATACAAATCAATCTAA